Proteins found in one Candidatus Methylomirabilota bacterium genomic segment:
- a CDS encoding response regulator — translation MAAPTDTAIKLGLVGTGAELVKAIDALTGIPSVEIAVVADASDRSEGTKRAQSLKLPLVKNAMEVFRTKANIVLEVNGDERQYERLLSIKPPGTEVMSVRGARLLINLLKQSSGGGPAAEAAPKEVVKEVIKEVPVEVVREVIKEVIKEVPVEVPVEVVREVEVIREVIKEVPVEVIKEVPVEVIREVEKEVIKEVIVEVPVEVIREVIKEVPVEVIREVEKEVFRDVPVEVIREVEKEVIKEVIVEVPVEVIREVIKEVPVEVPVEVIRQLDTVKVEKVEVPVEVIKEVEVIKEVIREVPVEIIKEVVREVPVEVIKEVVREVPVEVVRELTQVDTEELQRLRRRLEELQTSHDQLVTMSGRVPLDEKMQALLTMASGVGHIFNNVLAGILGRTQLLLKKAERDKAKDLVAGLSEIESATRTGIDALSRIQEFSRSRPSEALARVDLNDVVQRAIELSRPRWRDAPSTKGVRIELITHFGAHAPVMGVETELLEALLQLITNAVDAMPRGGTITVRTGNEPGRGFMSVSDTGVGMPEQVKRRALEPFFSSKGETGLGLGLSVVYGIMVRHGGEVLIESETGKGTTLTLRVPTAPEGAPPPTTAVDADQAQILVVDDDETVRTALGDMLRGAGYAVTLAASGLEGIAKVRERENPFHLVVTDLGMPDVPGWEVVEAVKQVETITPVVIMSGFDRARATRRAKELGVDLVISKPFDLQDFLNAVRGLLLGRKRS, via the coding sequence ACATCGTCCTCGAGGTGAACGGGGACGAGCGCCAGTACGAGCGCCTGCTGTCGATCAAGCCGCCGGGGACGGAGGTCATGAGCGTCCGCGGCGCGCGCCTCCTCATCAACCTCCTCAAGCAGAGCTCCGGCGGTGGGCCGGCGGCCGAAGCCGCGCCCAAGGAGGTCGTGAAGGAGGTCATCAAGGAGGTCCCGGTCGAGGTCGTCCGGGAAGTCATCAAAGAGGTCATCAAGGAGGTCCCGGTCGAGGTCCCGGTGGAAGTGGTCCGGGAGGTCGAGGTCATCCGGGAGGTCATCAAGGAGGTTCCGGTCGAGGTCATCAAGGAGGTTCCGGTCGAGGTGATCCGGGAAGTCGAGAAGGAAGTGATCAAGGAGGTCATCGTCGAGGTCCCGGTCGAGGTGATCCGGGAGGTGATCAAGGAAGTCCCGGTGGAGGTCATCCGCGAGGTCGAGAAGGAGGTCTTCCGGGACGTGCCGGTCGAGGTGATCCGGGAAGTCGAGAAGGAAGTGATCAAGGAGGTCATCGTCGAGGTCCCGGTCGAGGTGATCCGGGAAGTGATCAAGGAGGTCCCGGTCGAAGTCCCGGTCGAGGTCATCCGCCAGCTCGACACCGTCAAGGTGGAGAAGGTGGAGGTGCCGGTCGAGGTCATCAAGGAGGTCGAGGTCATCAAGGAGGTCATCCGGGAAGTCCCGGTCGAGATCATCAAGGAAGTCGTCCGGGAGGTCCCGGTCGAGGTCATCAAGGAGGTCGTCCGGGAGGTCCCGGTCGAGGTGGTGCGTGAGCTCACCCAGGTGGACACCGAGGAGCTCCAGCGGCTCCGCCGGCGGCTGGAAGAGCTCCAGACGTCGCACGACCAGCTGGTGACCATGTCCGGCCGGGTGCCGCTCGACGAGAAGATGCAGGCCCTCCTCACCATGGCGAGCGGCGTCGGCCACATCTTCAACAACGTCCTGGCGGGCATCCTCGGCCGGACCCAGTTGCTCCTGAAGAAGGCCGAGCGCGACAAGGCCAAGGACCTGGTGGCCGGGCTCAGCGAGATCGAATCCGCCACCCGGACCGGCATCGACGCCCTGAGCCGGATCCAGGAGTTCAGCCGATCGCGTCCCTCCGAGGCGCTGGCCCGGGTCGACCTCAACGACGTCGTCCAGCGGGCGATCGAGCTGTCGCGACCCAGGTGGCGGGACGCGCCCTCGACCAAGGGCGTGCGGATCGAGCTCATCACCCACTTCGGGGCCCATGCGCCCGTGATGGGCGTCGAGACCGAGCTCCTGGAGGCGCTCCTTCAGCTCATCACCAATGCCGTCGACGCGATGCCCCGCGGCGGGACCATCACCGTCCGGACCGGGAACGAGCCGGGGCGCGGGTTCATGTCCGTTTCCGACACCGGGGTGGGAATGCCGGAACAGGTCAAGCGCCGGGCCCTCGAGCCGTTCTTCTCGTCCAAGGGGGAAACGGGACTCGGCCTCGGGCTGTCGGTGGTCTACGGGATCATGGTCCGCCACGGGGGCGAGGTGCTCATCGAGAGCGAGACCGGCAAGGGGACGACGCTGACCCTCCGGGTGCCGACGGCCCCGGAAGGCGCGCCGCCCCCGACCACGGCGGTCGACGCCGACCAGGCCCAGATTCTCGTCGTGGACGACGACGAGACCGTCCGCACGGCGCTCGGCGACATGCTCCGGGGCGCGGGCTACGCCGTCACGCTCGCCGCGTCGGGGCTCGAAGGGATTGCCAAGGTGCGAGAGCGGGAGAATCCGTTCCACCTGGTCGTCACCGACCTCGGGATGCCCGACGTCCCGGGCTGGGAAGTCGTGGAGGCGGTCAAGCAGGTCGAGACCATCACACCCGTGGTAATCATGTCAGGGTTTGACCGGGCCCGCGCGACCCGCCGGGCCAAGGAGCTCGGCGTGGACCTCGTCATCTCCAAGCCCTTCGACCTCCAGGACTTCCTCAACGCCGTCCGCGGCCTCTTGCTCGGCCGCAAGCGCTCGTAG
- the pilM gene encoding type IV pilus assembly protein PilM gives MMSLFKRRKRPQMVGLDIGSSFVKAVELRPVGNDYELVGFGMAPVPPGALEGGEIKQAAAVQQAIRQAIDQGRIQATDAAIGMSGGSVIAKRVTLPKMSEAELAESIRWEAEQHIPFDIEDVELDFQVLRQDGPQQEVMLVAVKKGKVRSYADVVAEAGLNVAVVDVDVFALETQYEHNFQGENEVVALVNIGHETTNTNILQGGVNVYARDVFVGGKQYSATLAQRFDLAPQDADALVRGKQGQVSWAEIEPVLDLVSQELGQEIQRTLDYFGTTAEHERIQRIFLSGGCALVPGLKDFLSSQWGIEVASADPFKRVKIGSGLNADVVQKLAPLAAVSTGLAMRYPDDRK, from the coding sequence ATGATGTCACTGTTCAAACGACGCAAGCGTCCGCAGATGGTGGGACTGGACATCGGCTCGAGTTTTGTCAAGGCCGTCGAGCTTCGTCCGGTCGGAAATGATTACGAGCTGGTCGGGTTCGGGATGGCTCCGGTCCCGCCCGGCGCGCTCGAGGGCGGAGAGATCAAGCAGGCCGCCGCCGTCCAGCAGGCGATCCGCCAGGCGATCGACCAAGGACGGATCCAGGCGACCGACGCCGCGATCGGCATGTCGGGCGGCTCGGTCATCGCCAAGCGGGTGACGCTGCCGAAGATGTCGGAGGCGGAGCTGGCCGAGTCCATCCGCTGGGAAGCCGAGCAGCACATCCCGTTCGACATCGAGGACGTGGAGCTCGACTTCCAGGTCCTGCGGCAGGACGGTCCCCAGCAGGAAGTGATGCTGGTCGCCGTCAAGAAGGGCAAGGTCCGGAGCTACGCCGACGTGGTCGCCGAGGCCGGGCTCAACGTCGCGGTGGTGGATGTGGACGTCTTCGCCCTGGAGACACAATACGAGCACAATTTCCAGGGCGAGAACGAGGTCGTCGCCCTCGTGAACATCGGGCACGAGACGACCAACACGAACATCCTGCAAGGGGGCGTCAACGTGTACGCCCGCGACGTCTTCGTGGGCGGCAAGCAGTACTCGGCGACCCTGGCCCAGCGGTTCGACCTGGCCCCTCAAGACGCCGACGCCCTGGTCCGGGGCAAGCAAGGGCAGGTGAGCTGGGCGGAGATCGAGCCCGTGCTCGATCTCGTCTCCCAGGAGCTCGGCCAGGAGATCCAGCGGACCCTGGATTACTTCGGCACGACCGCCGAGCACGAGCGGATCCAGCGCATCTTCCTCTCGGGAGGCTGCGCCCTGGTCCCCGGGCTCAAGGACTTCCTCTCGTCGCAGTGGGGAATCGAGGTGGCGTCCGCCGACCCGTTCAAGCGGGTCAAGATCGGGTCGGGCCTCAACGCGGACGTGGTTCAAAAGCTGGCGCCGCTGGCCGCCGTCTCGACCGGGCTGGCGATGCGCTATCCGGATGACCGGAAGTAA
- a CDS encoding PilN domain-containing protein has protein sequence MAIKVNLLHREDRPKRAGAGLSGISMPKIAIGGGRVMQIAGVLVIVVIVGLGWMGYSAWREKNEHEREITRLKAQDAQLQRQLTELRVADAAKREIQRRLDIIGRVAKSQGVPVQMMTGVLKSVPQGVWLTSVDMKPQEVKVKVDATRPAISYSSETLAKLEQKKEESGTAKGPVQTREVTEIQGFSVVIKGMAFNNFQVAEFMENLRKAGVFSDVDFTVTQAANVEQVRVMDFEVTASVKL, from the coding sequence GTGGCCATCAAAGTCAACTTGCTCCATCGCGAAGACCGTCCCAAGCGCGCCGGGGCCGGCCTCTCCGGCATCTCCATGCCGAAGATCGCCATCGGCGGCGGCCGCGTCATGCAGATCGCCGGGGTCCTGGTCATCGTGGTCATCGTCGGGCTCGGCTGGATGGGGTACTCGGCGTGGCGCGAGAAGAACGAGCACGAGCGGGAGATCACGCGGCTCAAGGCTCAGGACGCCCAGCTCCAGCGCCAGCTGACGGAGCTGCGGGTGGCGGACGCGGCCAAGCGCGAGATCCAGCGGCGCCTCGACATCATCGGGCGGGTGGCGAAGAGCCAGGGCGTCCCGGTCCAGATGATGACCGGCGTCCTCAAGTCGGTCCCCCAGGGCGTCTGGCTCACCTCCGTCGACATGAAGCCCCAGGAAGTGAAGGTCAAGGTCGACGCGACCCGTCCCGCCATCTCCTACTCGAGCGAGACGCTGGCCAAGCTCGAGCAGAAAAAGGAGGAGTCCGGCACCGCCAAGGGCCCGGTCCAGACCAGGGAGGTCACGGAGATCCAGGGCTTCTCCGTCGTGATCAAGGGCATGGCCTTCAACAACTTCCAGGTGGCCGAGTTCATGGAGAACCTGAGGAAGGCGGGGGTGTTCTCGGACGTGGATTTCACCGTGACCCAGGCCGCCAACGTCGAGCAGGTCCGCGTCATGGATTTTGAAGTGACCGCGAGCGTGAAGCTCTAG
- the pilO gene encoding type 4a pilus biogenesis protein PilO translates to MDSAELKKLVLIGLLILAVAYVGYNGFSAIGYAGVAGWRADAAKLLVERQKLDANVKSATAMVANLDKIKREREALEAQLKELSRRLPGERESAEVLRSVESLAGKSGLTIGQVKRRPLRTQELYVEIPMEVSVGGGYHDLVKFADQLAHLERIVTLNEIQVQRPGPTTGSQAPAVNSAPGSVKAQMVAVVFQALPEPSPATPGAPAPGAPAPPR, encoded by the coding sequence ATGGACAGCGCAGAGCTCAAGAAACTGGTTCTGATCGGCCTTCTGATCCTGGCCGTGGCCTACGTCGGGTACAACGGCTTCTCCGCGATCGGGTACGCGGGTGTGGCGGGCTGGCGAGCCGACGCGGCCAAGCTTCTCGTCGAGCGGCAGAAGCTCGACGCCAACGTGAAGAGCGCCACCGCGATGGTGGCCAACCTCGACAAGATCAAGCGGGAGCGCGAGGCGCTGGAGGCCCAGCTCAAGGAGCTGAGCCGCCGTCTCCCGGGCGAGCGCGAATCCGCCGAGGTGCTCCGCAGCGTGGAGAGCCTGGCCGGCAAGTCCGGGCTGACCATCGGCCAGGTCAAGCGGCGCCCGCTGCGGACCCAGGAGCTCTACGTGGAGATCCCGATGGAGGTGTCGGTCGGCGGCGGGTATCACGACCTCGTCAAGTTCGCCGACCAGCTCGCCCACCTCGAGCGGATCGTCACCCTCAACGAGATTCAGGTCCAGCGGCCGGGACCCACGACGGGAAGCCAGGCGCCGGCGGTCAACTCGGCCCCGGGGAGCGTCAAGGCACAGATGGTGGCCGTGGTCTTCCAGGCCTTGCCCGAGCCCTCGCCGGCGACGCCCGGTGCGCCGGCTCCGGGTGCCCCGGCGCCGCCACGGTAG
- a CDS encoding secretin N-terminal domain-containing protein, protein MARQGVVMLLGCAWTLAVGVAAPVWAADLEPGGQPILLAQATRVPVLAQVQPPRQQPRLISLDFKDADINNVLRILAEFSGLNIVTSEDVKGKVTVKLQNVPWQQALDSVVRAAKLGYVQEGNIIRVDKLENLTKEAEAQFKAEQREVEIQQRRAEARIRLEEQERAKKSAEQKAEFELSPLVEEVIPLKYAHVGIRRVQVLNFLTDGVTTEERRGIEEAITGGVKKEEGKSAGLLSPRGQLTIDMRTNSLIVRDVPDNVAKIREFVARLDRPTPAVQIEARIVEIRRDDARRLGIIWGGAFTPKAGANSPVIDVRGGAGPRQTGPVGGTAPSTAANFPATPFQAPFSSGNLFGLTLGWLASNLALDISLQALEGENRARIISSPSLMVLESEPATIASGQKIPIISVLSIGGAPQASVTYSDVTTRLQVVPKVAAEDGRLVLTIGVKRDTLDGTVTAAGLTAPIIGTKQTITQVRIPDGGTVVLSGLREDTQRNQQEGLPWLKSIPVLGWLFKNDLTDAGRTEMMVFLTAKVVENPGQAAVTPDVLPAAPGAPAPPGRTGQAPAPAIPVADASPPPAAAARAAPVFPAEGQSR, encoded by the coding sequence GTGGCTAGACAAGGAGTCGTGATGCTCCTGGGCTGTGCCTGGACCCTGGCTGTCGGCGTGGCGGCGCCCGTGTGGGCAGCCGACCTCGAGCCCGGCGGCCAGCCCATCCTGTTGGCTCAAGCGACGAGGGTGCCGGTTCTCGCGCAGGTACAGCCGCCGCGACAGCAGCCGCGCCTCATCTCGCTCGACTTCAAGGACGCAGACATCAACAACGTCCTCCGCATCCTGGCCGAGTTCAGCGGCCTCAACATCGTCACCAGCGAGGACGTGAAGGGCAAGGTGACGGTGAAGCTCCAGAACGTGCCCTGGCAGCAGGCCCTCGACTCCGTCGTGCGGGCGGCCAAGCTCGGGTACGTGCAGGAAGGCAACATCATCCGGGTCGACAAGCTCGAGAACCTCACCAAGGAGGCCGAGGCCCAGTTCAAGGCCGAGCAGCGCGAGGTCGAGATCCAGCAGCGGCGGGCGGAAGCCCGGATCCGGCTGGAGGAGCAGGAGCGGGCGAAGAAGTCCGCGGAGCAGAAGGCCGAGTTCGAGCTCTCCCCGCTCGTCGAGGAGGTCATCCCCCTCAAGTACGCCCACGTCGGGATCCGCCGCGTCCAGGTCCTCAATTTCCTGACCGACGGGGTGACGACCGAGGAGCGCCGGGGCATCGAGGAGGCGATCACCGGCGGCGTCAAGAAGGAAGAGGGGAAGTCGGCCGGGCTGCTCTCCCCGCGCGGCCAGCTCACGATCGACATGCGGACGAACTCGCTGATCGTTCGCGACGTCCCCGACAACGTCGCCAAGATCCGGGAGTTCGTGGCCCGGCTCGACCGGCCGACCCCCGCGGTCCAGATCGAGGCGCGCATCGTCGAGATCAGGCGGGACGACGCCCGGCGGCTCGGCATCATCTGGGGCGGCGCCTTCACGCCGAAGGCGGGCGCCAATTCCCCCGTCATCGACGTCCGGGGCGGCGCCGGGCCCCGGCAGACCGGGCCCGTCGGCGGGACGGCGCCGTCCACCGCCGCCAATTTCCCCGCGACGCCGTTCCAGGCGCCCTTCAGCTCCGGGAACCTGTTCGGCCTGACGCTCGGGTGGCTCGCCTCCAACCTGGCCCTGGACATCTCTCTGCAAGCCCTCGAGGGCGAAAACCGCGCGCGTATCATCTCGAGTCCGAGTCTCATGGTGCTCGAGAGCGAGCCGGCCACGATCGCCAGCGGCCAGAAGATCCCCATCATCAGCGTCCTCAGCATCGGCGGCGCCCCCCAGGCGTCCGTGACCTACTCGGACGTCACCACCCGCCTCCAGGTCGTCCCGAAGGTGGCGGCCGAGGATGGCCGGCTCGTCCTGACCATCGGGGTGAAGCGGGACACGCTCGACGGCACGGTCACGGCGGCGGGCCTGACCGCCCCCATCATCGGCACCAAGCAGACGATCACCCAGGTGCGGATCCCCGACGGCGGCACCGTCGTCCTGAGCGGTCTCCGGGAGGACACCCAGCGGAACCAGCAGGAGGGTCTGCCCTGGCTGAAGAGCATCCCGGTCCTCGGGTGGCTCTTCAAGAACGACCTGACCGACGCCGGCCGCACCGAGATGATGGTGTTCCTGACCGCGAAGGTCGTCGAGAACCCCGGACAAGCGGCCGTGACGCCGGATGTGCTGCCGGCGGCCCCGGGCGCGCCGGCCCCGCCCGGCCGGACCGGCCAGGCCCCGGCCCCGGCGATCCCGGTCGCGGACGCTTCGCCTCCGCCGGCGGCCGCCGCCCGCGCCGCCCCCGTGTTCCCGGCCGAGGGCCAGAGCCGATGA
- the aroB gene encoding 3-dehydroquinate synthase — protein MRQITVHLGTRTYPVLVGPGLLAGAGRECARLGVGRKIAVVTQRHVALHAQAVTESLREAGFAPVVVEVPEGEPAKSLDEARGLWDAFVGHGLDRGSAVVAVGGGVVGDLAGFAAATYMRGVAYVQIPTTLLAQVDASVGGKVAVNHPRAKNLIGAFHQPRLVLIDPDTLGTLPEREYRSGLAEVIKTGAALNAELFATLEGNIPAIRQRDPGLLEGVIATCCAEKATIVEQDEREESGLRMILNYGHTVGHALEVLGGYQEWLHGEAVAVGMVAAARLAARLGLTDHRTAERQIALLQAVELPARFERPGPAELGQALRHDKKAREGRVPFVLLKALGHADVCFDVPSELVLEVLQEIHGGPMPRRGE, from the coding sequence GTGCGGCAGATCACCGTCCACCTCGGCACCCGGACCTACCCGGTCCTGGTGGGCCCCGGCCTTCTGGCCGGAGCCGGGCGCGAGTGCGCCCGCCTGGGCGTGGGCCGGAAGATCGCCGTGGTGACCCAGCGGCACGTGGCCCTGCACGCCCAGGCGGTGACGGAGAGCCTGCGGGAGGCCGGGTTCGCCCCGGTCGTCGTCGAGGTCCCGGAGGGCGAGCCCGCCAAGTCGCTCGACGAGGCCCGGGGGCTCTGGGACGCGTTCGTCGGCCACGGGCTCGACCGGGGCTCGGCGGTCGTCGCGGTGGGGGGCGGCGTGGTCGGCGACCTGGCCGGGTTCGCCGCGGCGACCTACATGCGCGGCGTGGCCTACGTGCAGATCCCGACGACCCTGCTGGCCCAGGTCGACGCGTCGGTCGGCGGCAAGGTGGCGGTGAACCATCCGCGGGCCAAGAACCTGATCGGCGCCTTCCACCAACCCCGCCTCGTGCTCATCGACCCCGACACCCTCGGGACGTTGCCCGAACGGGAGTACCGCTCGGGCCTGGCCGAGGTGATCAAGACCGGCGCGGCCCTGAACGCCGAGCTCTTCGCCACGCTGGAGGGGAACATCCCGGCCATCCGGCAGCGGGACCCTGGGCTGCTCGAAGGCGTGATCGCGACCTGTTGCGCGGAGAAGGCCACCATCGTCGAGCAGGACGAGCGCGAGGAGAGCGGGCTCCGGATGATCCTGAACTACGGCCACACCGTCGGACATGCGCTGGAGGTGCTCGGCGGATACCAGGAGTGGCTCCACGGCGAGGCGGTGGCCGTCGGCATGGTGGCGGCGGCGCGGCTCGCGGCCCGGCTCGGCCTCACGGATCACCGCACGGCGGAGCGGCAGATCGCCCTCCTCCAGGCGGTGGAATTGCCGGCCCGCTTCGAGCGGCCCGGCCCGGCCGAGCTCGGGCAGGCTTTGCGCCACGACAAGAAGGCGCGGGAGGGGCGCGTGCCGTTCGTGCTCCTCAAGGCTTTGGGACACGCTGACGTCTGCTTCGACGTGCCGTCGGAGTTGGTGCTGGAGGTGCTGCAGGAGATCCACGGAGGTCCCATGCCCCGCCGCGGGGAATAA
- a CDS encoding thermonuclease family protein: MNARPRRGRALRTGLALALLTAGLADGAAAAGLSQAVARRRLGPAERVRTPRLLPSPAPRATPLTRDAPGQTAPNEPQPPAFLIYLLDGGEPIVVTRYREEGGHIVFQKYGGWIRIPTFEILKIVPDQPDRYANLPAPALQAQTGGAPLAPEPDLYLTMRGGGNLRVASLKPEGDRVRVAVANGSFTVARSEILGVVRMAPNSDAPEAWLSIRATEGAEGLETRPSGPVPPAPAPRLPYQSSDRPHFLRLQSGQLMRVEGFWVEEGEFRFRRLGGIVGIALNEVARLFPEEIAPVRGRTPVRFARRLAPDLLEVRVRSGYHRVRLAGVEPAGGTWTGEDPWAPLERGLIVYLEFDRQRYDAEGNWLAYVFLPNGRMLNAELVRFGLARLRADGWNVRYLDLLHEMSDAGAPAPGTEAAPSD, from the coding sequence ATGAACGCGCGACCGAGGCGCGGGAGGGCGCTTCGGACCGGGCTCGCGCTCGCGCTCCTCACGGCCGGGCTTGCCGACGGCGCGGCCGCGGCGGGGCTTTCCCAGGCCGTGGCGAGACGCCGGCTCGGGCCGGCCGAGCGCGTCCGAACCCCCCGGCTCCTTCCGTCTCCGGCCCCGCGCGCGACGCCGCTCACCCGCGATGCCCCGGGACAGACCGCACCGAACGAGCCCCAGCCGCCGGCCTTCCTGATCTATCTCCTCGATGGGGGCGAGCCCATCGTCGTCACACGCTACCGCGAGGAGGGCGGGCACATCGTCTTCCAGAAGTACGGCGGGTGGATCCGCATCCCGACCTTCGAGATTCTCAAGATCGTCCCGGACCAGCCGGACCGCTACGCCAACCTGCCCGCGCCAGCTCTCCAGGCCCAGACGGGCGGCGCCCCGCTCGCGCCCGAGCCAGACCTCTACCTCACGATGCGCGGGGGGGGGAACCTCCGGGTCGCCAGCCTCAAGCCCGAAGGGGATCGGGTGCGGGTTGCGGTGGCCAATGGGTCCTTCACCGTGGCGCGCTCCGAGATCCTCGGCGTGGTGCGGATGGCGCCGAACTCGGACGCCCCCGAGGCCTGGCTGTCCATCCGAGCCACCGAAGGGGCCGAGGGACTGGAAACCCGGCCGTCGGGGCCCGTGCCGCCGGCCCCCGCGCCGCGGCTTCCCTATCAGAGCTCCGACCGTCCCCATTTCCTCCGGCTCCAGAGCGGGCAGCTGATGCGCGTCGAGGGGTTCTGGGTCGAGGAGGGCGAGTTCCGGTTCCGCCGCCTCGGTGGGATCGTCGGGATCGCGCTGAACGAGGTCGCGCGGCTGTTCCCCGAAGAGATCGCGCCCGTGCGCGGGCGGACCCCGGTGCGATTCGCCCGACGGCTCGCCCCGGACCTTCTCGAGGTGCGCGTCCGGAGCGGCTACCATCGGGTCCGCCTGGCCGGCGTCGAGCCGGCGGGCGGGACGTGGACCGGCGAGGATCCGTGGGCGCCGCTCGAGCGCGGCCTGATCGTGTATCTCGAGTTCGACCGCCAGCGCTACGACGCCGAGGGGAACTGGCTCGCCTACGTCTTCCTGCCGAACGGGCGCATGCTGAACGCCGAGCTCGTCCGGTTCGGCCTGGCGCGGCTCCGCGCCGACGGGTGGAACGTCCGCTACCTCGATCTTCTGCACGAGATGTCCGACGCCGGCGCTCCGGCGCCCGGCACCGAGGCCGCTCCCTCCGACTGA
- a CDS encoding tetratricopeptide repeat protein encodes MPTADEIRHQEARLRREPSSQAYAALAEAYRRAGRVDEAIAVSRQGLERHPAYSTARFILAKALLDREEVAEARAEAERFLKSEPDHEPALRLAAECALRLADPAGTLAHLRRLAVLDPDDRALQGQLRALEVALGRVRPGQEAGGLWPLLADDTFATVTFGDLCLGQGLLDEATAVFSRIVLRAPGHAIARERLAELGRPRGQARRLRG; translated from the coding sequence GTGCCGACCGCCGACGAGATCCGCCACCAGGAAGCGCGCCTCCGCCGGGAGCCCAGCTCCCAGGCGTATGCCGCGCTCGCGGAGGCGTACCGGCGGGCCGGCCGGGTCGATGAAGCGATCGCGGTCTCCCGCCAGGGTCTCGAGCGGCACCCGGCGTACTCGACCGCCCGCTTCATCCTGGCCAAGGCGCTGCTGGACCGCGAGGAGGTGGCCGAGGCGCGGGCCGAGGCCGAGCGCTTCCTCAAGAGCGAGCCGGACCACGAGCCGGCCCTTCGACTGGCGGCGGAATGCGCGTTGCGGCTGGCGGACCCGGCGGGGACGCTGGCCCATCTTCGCCGCCTCGCCGTGCTCGACCCCGACGACCGCGCGCTCCAGGGGCAGCTCCGAGCCCTGGAGGTGGCGCTGGGTCGGGTGCGCCCGGGTCAGGAGGCCGGCGGCCTCTGGCCGCTCCTCGCGGACGATACGTTCGCCACGGTGACGTTCGGCGATCTGTGTCTCGGCCAGGGTCTCCTGGACGAGGCCACGGCCGTCTTCAGTCGCATCGTGCTCCGGGCTCCCGGTCACGCGATTGCCCGCGAGCGCCTGGCCGAGCTCGGTCGGCCGAGAGGTCAGGCGCGGCGGCTCAGGGGATAG
- the efp gene encoding elongation factor P, whose protein sequence is MQVSTAEFRRGLKIELDGNPYTIVDFQHVKPGKGGAFVRTKLKHLRLGTVVDRTFRSGEKFELVDFEQKPMQFLYRDDGFHFMSLETYEQVSLSEEEVGEAADYLKENMEVELLYINGSPAGVDLPTFAELRVTKTDPGLRGDTASGGSKPATLETGAVVSVPLFINEGDILKVDTRTGAYIERAG, encoded by the coding sequence ATGCAGGTATCGACGGCAGAGTTCCGCAGGGGTCTCAAGATCGAGCTCGACGGCAACCCGTACACCATCGTCGACTTTCAGCACGTCAAGCCGGGCAAGGGGGGGGCCTTCGTTCGCACCAAGCTCAAGCACCTCCGGCTCGGCACCGTCGTGGACCGGACGTTCCGCTCAGGTGAGAAGTTCGAGCTGGTGGACTTCGAGCAGAAGCCGATGCAGTTCCTCTACCGGGACGACGGCTTCCACTTCATGAGCCTGGAGACGTACGAGCAGGTGTCTCTCTCCGAGGAGGAGGTCGGGGAAGCCGCCGACTACCTCAAGGAAAACATGGAAGTGGAGCTACTCTACATCAACGGATCCCCGGCCGGCGTGGACCTCCCGACCTTCGCCGAGCTTCGGGTCACGAAGACCGACCCCGGCCTGCGCGGAGACACCGCCTCGGGAGGCTCGAAGCCCGCCACCCTCGAGACGGGCGCGGTCGTGTCGGTCCCCCTCTTCATCAACGAGGGGGACATCCTCAAGGTCGATACGCGGACGGGCGCCTACATCGAGCGGGCAGGATAG
- the accB gene encoding acetyl-CoA carboxylase biotin carboxyl carrier protein, whose protein sequence is MNIKEIRALLELFREYGLTEVEVERGGDRIRLRREAVAVPAVAAPGPPPAAPAQTAAPAPEPLREDRRQHLVTVEAPMVGTFYRAPSPDAEPYVREGDVIKEAQVLCIIEAMKLMNEIESKVSGRIIRVLAENGQPVEYGQPLFLIEP, encoded by the coding sequence ATGAACATCAAGGAGATTCGGGCCCTCCTCGAGCTGTTCCGCGAATACGGGCTGACCGAGGTCGAGGTCGAGCGGGGCGGCGACCGGATCCGCCTGCGCCGGGAGGCGGTCGCCGTGCCCGCGGTGGCGGCGCCCGGGCCGCCCCCGGCGGCGCCGGCCCAGACCGCCGCCCCGGCCCCGGAGCCGCTTCGCGAGGACCGGCGCCAGCACCTCGTCACCGTCGAGGCCCCGATGGTCGGCACCTTCTATCGGGCCCCGTCGCCGGATGCGGAGCCCTATGTCCGTGAGGGGGACGTCATCAAGGAAGCCCAGGTGCTCTGCATCATCGAGGCGATGAAGCTGATGAACGAGATCGAGTCCAAGGTCTCGGGGCGCATCATCCGGGTGCTCGCCGAGAATGGTCAGCCGGTGGAATACGGGCAGCCCCTCTTTCTCATCGAGCCCTGA